From the Piliocolobus tephrosceles isolate RC106 unplaced genomic scaffold, ASM277652v3 unscaffolded_25330, whole genome shotgun sequence genome, the window aattctcctgtctcagcctcccaagcagctgggattacaagtgtgcaccatcacacccagctaatttttgtatttttagtagagatggggtttcaccatgttgcccaggctggtctcaaactcctgacctcaggtgatccacctgccttggcccccagagtgctaggattacaggtgtgaggcatggTGCCTGGCCGGGTTGAAAATTCTGTGGAGGAAGATACAccaaggagagagggaaaaggtGGTCTGTTGTCGTCAGGAGGGGGTTACAGTTCTAAACGGGGTGGTCAGTGGTGACTTCATCAAGGGGGTCATGTTTGAGTTAAGTCCTTGAGGGAGGGTGAGGGATATGGGGAAGGCGCTCCGTGCAGAGGGCATGgctggtgcaaaggccctgaggcaggactgCGCCTGGCGTGTTGGTGTTGGGGGGACAGTGAGGAGGCCCgagtggctggagcagagtgagctCCCTCTACCCTGCAGGCCTGGCTCGATCCTCTCCAGGGAACTGAGCCAGACCTTCCAGAGGGAGAGGGACCAAGAACTTGCTTTCTCCCTGCACCTGCTACTGTTCAGTTCACTTCAACCAGGTCTCTCCCCCTTGGCACTGCTGACATTCACAGCCGGATTGTTCTCCGGGGTGGGGCcgtcctgggcactgcagggtgctgagcagcgtccctggcctccacccactccatATCAGGAGCTCCCCCAAGTCATGACAACCACACGTGTCCCCAGACATCGCCCAGTGTCCCCAGGGGGAAGCAGAATTGCCCCTGTTTGAGAGCCACTGACTTAGACCCATTTTGGAGATGAAAAACTGAGTacgggccaggcaccgtggctcatgcctataatcccagcattttgagaggccaaggtgggtggatcagttgaggtcaggagtttgagaccagcctggccaacatggtgaaccccatctctactaaaaatagaaaaatgagccgagcatggtgacaggcacctgtaatcccagctactcaggaggctgagataggagattcgcttgaacttgggaggcagagactgtagtgagcagagatcgtgccactgcaacccagcctaggcaacagagtgagactctgcctcaaaaaaaaaaaacaaaacaaggctgggcacagtggctcatgcctgtaatcccagcactttgggaggccgaggtgggtggatcacttgaggccagggagttaaagaccagtctggccaatgtggtgaaaccccatctctattaaaaatacaaaaattgggctgggtgcggtggctcaagcctgtaatatcagcactttggaggccgagacgggcggatcacgaggtcaggagatcgagaccatcctggctaacactgtgaaaccccgtctctactaaaaaatacaaaaaactagccgggcgaggtggcgggtgcctgtagtcccaactactctggaggctgaggcaggagaatggcataaacccaggaggcggagcttgcagtgagctgagatctggctactgcactccagcccaggtgacagagcgagactccgtctcaaaaaaaaaaaaaaattagccgggcgtggtggtgcacccccgtaatcccagctacttgggaggctgaggcaggagaattgcttgaacccgggaggtggagcttgtaatgagctgagattgtgccactgcactccagcttgagtgacagagcaagactccgtctcaagaaacaaaacaaaacaaaaaacaaacaaacaaaaaaacctgaggCCCTGAGAGAGGTAGTAACTTGTCACAGGCTCCAACCACAGGCCTGTCAGAGCTGGACTCCCCACCCTGGGCTGGGGACCCCCAAGTGCTCAGATGAGCCTGTGTGGCCTCACACCTGTCTTCCCCGTTCCCCTTGACCAGGTGGCCGACATGGAGGAGCTGACCATCTGGGAACAGCACACGGCCACGCTGTCCAAGGTAAGGCCTCCCTCGCCCTGTCTGGGTGCGAGGGGGCATGGCGGCTTAGGCCCAGCTCAATAGACGGGAGATGCTTTACCCTGCGGGAAACAGCAGCTCTTCCTCCCCCTCATCCTCTCTCAGGACCCTCGCCGGGGCTTTGGCATCGCGATCTCTGGAGGCCGAGACCGGCCCAGTGGATCTGTGGTTGTGTCTGACGTGGTACCCGGAGGGCCGGCGGAGGGTAGACTACAGTGAGTATCCAGGCAGCTGGGTTCTGGCAGGGGGAGGGCACGTCGAGAGGAGAAAccaggctgggtacggtggctcacgcctgtcatcccagaactttgggaggctgaggtgggtggatcacctgaggtcaggaatttgacaccagcctggccaacatggtgaaaccccatctctactaaattacaaaaatcagccagatatggtggcgcacgcctgtaatcccagttactcgggaggctgagctgggagaatcacttgaacctgggaggtggagtttgcagtgagccgagatcacgccactgcacaccagcctgggcaacagagtgagactgtgtctcaaaaaaaagaataaaaaagaaagaaagaaaggcgggccgggtgcagaggctcacacctgtaatcccagcacttcaggaggctgaggcgggtggatcatgaggtcaggagttcaagaccaacctggccaagatggtgaaaccccatctctactaaaagtacaaaaaattagccgggtgtggtggcatgcacctgtaatcccagctactccagaggctgaggcagagaattgcttaaacctgaatgaacagaggttgcagtgagctgaggtcatgccactgcactccagcctgggtgatagagcgagactccgtcaaaaaaaaaagaaagcaaggtgAAACCTTTGTAAGCCAAAGCAAGGAGACTGGAAAGTGCCTGGCACCTTCTAGCTCTGTCAACACAGGGCTTGGAGTTGGCAGTAGGACAGCGTCAGAGACTTGAGCCTCACTTCCCTAAAGTACTTCCGGGTTCCTCACGGCAGTTCCTGGGGTCAGAGTGGCCCCAGGGTCCTTTTGGAACATAAAGTCCTggaaaccatcttttttttttttttttttttttttttggcaggaggGAAGGAGACCCAGTGTCCTGAGTCTTTAAGGGTTTGAAGCTTCTTGGAATTGTGTTGATAAAATGGTTCTGGGCCCCAAGTGGCTGACAGGTGATATGGCTCAGCCCAGCCCAGAATTAGGGACCACCAGGTtcagagagaaaatatgaaatacagacagggagagagggaaagaaaagcagaaagtggAGATTTGTGGTAGAGGAAGCAAGGAGCAAGAAGATGCCAGGTGTAGTTGTAgcttccaggctgggcatggtggctcacgcctgtaatcccagcactatgggaggccgaggcgggtggatcacaaggtcaggagatcgagaccatcctggctaacatggtgaaaccccatctctactaaaaaatacaaaaaattagccgggcatggtggcgggcccctgtagtctcagcttcttgggaggctgaggtaggaggatggtgtgaacccaggaaccagagcttgcagtgaaccgagattgcaccactgcactccagtctgggcaacagagcaagactccatctcaaaaaaataaaaataaaaataaaataaaataaataaaaaatacaaaacttagctaggagtggtggccggcacctgtagtcccagctactagggaggctgaggcaggaggatcgtttgaaatgaggaggtggaggttgcagtgaattgagatcgtgttactgcaatccagcctgggcaacagagtgagaccctgtcttaaaaaatatgtatatatattgctTCCAGTCTATGATTATAGTAGGTTCTACAattggccccattttacagatgagaaaacggagGCCCAGAAGGATGAATGTCTTTGTGAGCCTAGGGACGCCAATGAATTAGAACCAGGCCTTGTAGACCTGGAGGTTCCAGGGACACCCCCTCCTCAGGGAGGGCTTGTTACGAGGGTCTCCCCGGCAAAGCCGCCTCCGTAAGACCCGCCCACCTCTCTCAGGACAGGCGACCACATCGTCATGGTGAATGGGGTCTCCATGGAGAATGCCACCTCCACGTTTGTCATTCAGACACTCAAGACCTGCGCCAAGATGGCCAACATTGTGAGTAGGCAGCCCCTGGCACGGCCGGCGTCTCTGACCCCAGCCTGGGTCCTGCCGCTGTAGAGGTTGTAAGCTTCAGAGAGCAACAAGTCATCTCATCTTATACTTTGGACATTAAGGCTCAGAGAGAGACTGGTGTCACCCAGGGTCACCTGGGGGCTGAGCAGAGCCTCCCCCAGCCCTTCCTGTAGCTGACCCTTCCTGTCCCTTGCTCTAACAGACAGTGAAACGTCCCCGGAGGATccagctgcccaccaccaccaccaaggcCAGCCCCTCCGGCCCAGGGCGCCAGGACTCGGACGAGGACGATGGGCCACACCGGGTGGAGGAGGTGGACCAGGGCCAGGGCTATGAGGGTGACTCATCCAGTGGCTCCGGCCACTCCTGGGACAGGCGCTCCCGCCGGCAGAGGCCTGGTCGCCGGGGCCGGGCCAGCAGCCATGGGCGTAGGAGCCCGGGTGGTGACTCTGAGGCCAATGGGCTGGCCCTGGTGTCTGGCTTTAAGCGGCTGCCGCGGCAGGACGTGCAGATGAAGCCAGTGAAGTCGGTTCTGGTAAAGAGGAGAGACAGCGAAGGTGAGGCGGGAGGTCAGGCGCGATCAGAACTGGACACAGGGCACCGTGATCGGGTGGGTGACGGTTTCaagccctcctcctgcctcagccttcctagtgactgggactacaggcattcgccaccatgcctggctaatttttgtatttttagaagagacagggtttcaccatgttgaccaggttggtttcgaactcctgacctcagatgatcccctgctttggcctcccatagtgctggtattgcaggcgtgagccaccgcgcctggcctggaggcTACAACTACACCTGGCATCTTCTCGCTCCTCACACCCCCCACCACAAATCCCcactttttcccttttctgtccCTTTCTCCCTGTCTGTATTTCATATATTCTGTCTAGCTCTTTCTCTCTGAACCTGGTGGTCCCTAATTCTGAGCTGGGTTAAGCCATATCACCTGTCAGCCACTTGAGGCCCAGAACCATTTTATCAACATGTCCCCTCCCTGATCCCCGGAATGTCTGCTTAGGCCACCTCACTTAGCAAAAAGGACGCAGCATGTGGGATGGAGTGAAGGACCCTGAGCTCGGAGGTGATCCTGGATGATCTGGGGGGCCCAATATCACCACtgggtccttataagaagaggcctgcctgagtgtggtggctgatgcctgtaatcctagcactgggaggccaaggcaggcagatcacttgaggccaggagtttgagaccagcctgaccaatatggtggaaccctgtttctactaaaaatacaaaaatgagccaggcgtggtggcgggcacctgtaatctcagctacctgggaggctgaggaatgagaattgcttgaacccgggaggcggaggttgcagtgagccgagatttcaccactgcactccagcccaggtgataaCAGTGAGACTCATTCtcgaaaaaaatttaaaaataggccaggcgtggtgactcaaacctgtaatcccagcactttgggaggccgagacgggcggatcacaaggtcaggagatcgagaccatcctggctaacacggtgaaaccccatctctactaaaaaaaaaaatacaaaaaactagctgggcgcggtggcgggcgcctgtagtcccagctgtcccagctactcgggagtctgaggcaggagaatggcgtaaactgggaggcggagcttgcagtgagctgagatccggccgctgcactccagcctgggcgacagagcaagactccatctcaaaaaaaaaaaaaaaaaaaaaaaaattaaaaatcaaaaataaaaattgaaacaattatGATGTCATGAGCAATATAATACCCTTAGCCTGGGCATGGCAACATCACGAGCGGCAGGTGACCTGGTGCCCCCACCCTATGGAGATGTCATTGACACTTTCAGATCTCAGATCCCACAGGCGACATCACCGTTCTCATTATGATGCCATCAAAGTGTTAGGAAGAGAGGGCCCACACCTGGACTCTGTCCTTGCAGCAGGAGAATGCCCCCAGGCACCCGTCTCCAGagtcctgcctcagtttccctcctccccacttaCAGAGTTCGGTGTCAAGCTGGGCAGTCAGATCTTCATCAAGCACATTACAGATTCGGGCCTGGCTGCCCGGCACCGTGGGCTGCATGAAGGAGATCTCATTCTACAGGTGAGGCCGGGCTTCTTGTCCTAAGGgcagggagaccaaggcagggtGGGGACGGGCAGTGCCACTGAGTCATATGGCAACGACAGCAGAGCTGGGCCCCAAACCATTTACCTTCAGTGTTGTTGCTTGTATCTCAAAGGTTGCAGATGGCCAGGCATAAAATcaccgagcgcggtggctcacgcctgtaatcccagcactttgggaggctgaggtgggtggatcatgaggtcaggagatcaagatcatcctggctaacacgggggtcaggagatcgagatcattctggctaacacggtgaaaccccgtctctactaaaaaaatacaaaaaaattagccgggcacagtggcgggcacctgtagtctcagctacttgggaggctgagcgccactgcactccagcctgggcgacagagcgagactccagctcaaaaaacaaaaacaaaccaaaaaaaccaccTTTCTCTCCAGCTACTGCTAATCCATGGCCAAATGTCGGTTTCTAGTGTCCCCATGGGGTTGTCTGTTTCTACTACCCTGTAGCTTTGATGTGCATCAGAGAATCATGTGGGCAGCTGACTCCTGGACCTACCCTAGGTGGCTGGATGCTAATGACCCAGTCACCATGTTTAGGGGAGCTGCCCTGCCTTAAAGGATGGTTTCTTTCTGGATTCTTCCCCTGAAAATCTGTTTCTAGTGACTCCTGGTGTTtgatttccaaactgctttcagCTGGTTATTTCCAGtgtctttaaaaagttatctgtttcttttctatttcattttgagacagagtcttgctctgtcacccaggctggagtgcagtggcgcaatcttggctcactgcaacctccacctcccaggttcaagggattctcctgcctcagcctcccgagtagctgggattacaggtgcctgccaccacacccggctaatatttgtatttttttagtagagatggggtttcaccatgttga encodes:
- the LOC111520705 gene encoding tight junction protein ZO-3-like encodes the protein MEELTIWEQHTATLSKDPRRGFGIAISGGRDRPSGSVVVSDVVPGGPAEGRLQTGDHIVMVNGVSMENATSTFVIQTLKTCAKMANITVKRPRRIQLPTTTTKASPSGPGRQDSDEDDGPHRVEEVDQGQGYEGDSSSGSGHSWDRRSRRQRPGRRGRASSHGRRSPGGDSEANGLALVSGFKRLPRQDVQMKPVKSVLVKRRDSEEFGVKLGSQIFIKHITDSGLAARHRGLHEGDLILQ